Proteins encoded together in one Chitinophaga sp. LS1 window:
- a CDS encoding NADP-dependent oxidoreductase, producing MKAITIPQFKATPELTEQPKPVVKPGSMVVRIVAAGINPFDTKMIDGILDGHMPHHFPMIPGVDAVGIVEEVGEGVTLFKVGDHIYGQFLHSPVGEGTFAEYVLVPEKAALALAPKNIPLKQAAAIPTAGMTALQMLEKSGLKHEQILLVVGATGGVGLFLIQLAAMQGIYIIATASDETGASKVKELGAKETINYKKVSVADEIRRKYPDGVDGLIDMVSSPDAFKEMTSLVKKGGVALTTAFVANEEDLKKKGLQGGNFELKGNRALLDTLSDAADNGVLKIPVEKEITLEETPAALAEIKKLNSKGKTIIVL from the coding sequence ATGAAGGCCATTACAATTCCCCAATTTAAAGCAACACCTGAATTGACAGAACAACCCAAGCCGGTCGTAAAGCCCGGTAGTATGGTTGTACGGATAGTAGCAGCGGGTATCAATCCTTTTGATACCAAGATGATTGATGGTATACTGGATGGGCATATGCCGCATCATTTTCCTATGATACCTGGCGTAGATGCGGTGGGTATTGTGGAAGAAGTTGGAGAAGGTGTGACACTCTTCAAGGTAGGTGATCACATCTATGGTCAGTTTTTACATTCACCTGTAGGTGAAGGGACTTTTGCAGAATATGTATTGGTGCCTGAAAAAGCGGCGCTGGCACTAGCGCCTAAGAACATTCCTTTGAAGCAGGCGGCAGCTATACCGACTGCAGGTATGACCGCGTTGCAGATGTTGGAAAAATCTGGTCTGAAGCATGAACAGATCCTACTTGTAGTAGGAGCTACCGGTGGTGTTGGATTATTTTTAATTCAGTTAGCTGCTATGCAGGGGATTTATATTATTGCTACTGCAAGTGATGAAACTGGCGCGAGCAAAGTGAAAGAACTGGGGGCAAAAGAAACCATCAATTATAAAAAAGTATCAGTAGCAGATGAAATCAGGCGTAAATATCCGGATGGTGTAGATGGATTGATTGATATGGTCAGTTCCCCGGATGCTTTTAAAGAGATGACATCACTTGTGAAGAAAGGAGGTGTAGCATTAACTACTGCGTTTGTAGCGAATGAGGAGGATTTGAAGAAGAAGGGATTGCAGGGTGGTAATTTTGAATTGAAGGGGAATCGCGCATTGTTAGATACATTGTCAGATGCGGCAGATAATGGGGTATTGAAAATTCCTGTTGAAAAGGAAATTACATTGGAAGAAACACCGGCAGCATTGGCTGAGATAAAAAAGCTGAATAGTAAAGGGAAAACGATTATAGTATTATAG
- a CDS encoding efflux RND transporter permease subunit, translating into MSLVSTALKKPISVVVLTLGVFLFSILAVINIPIDIFPKLNQPTIYVIEPYGGMSAQQMEGFFATRLQDQFLYVNGIKNISSKNIQGLSMIKLTFYEGTDMGEASAQVALQVSRAMNFFPPGAAPPQVIRFDASSLPVGELVFSSQTRPLKDIYDMATTRIRPMFATVPGLSASPPFGANARSVVVNVNPDRLRSYNLSADQVVEAIARNNAMSPSGNIRINNKMFLTTINSLEEQVTDFGDIPIATNGNSTVFVKDIATVSDGADVTVDYALVNGKRSVYMPVVKTPDASTWEVVKQLKAKLPEMQNLLPEDTKITYEFDQSVAVINAVKGLMTEGILGAILTGLMVLLFLRDLRSCMVVVITIPIAILSAVFGLYLTGQTINLMTLSGLALAIGVLVDQATVTIENIHQHLEMGKPKKQAIYEACEEIAFPLLLILLCILAVFAPSFIMSGVPKAMFLPLSLSIGFAMIASFFIAQTLVPVISNWWLRAEKYQHAHAGLALDKEEVKEVNDHMQEQQSHPEKLSGFEKFKAWFMRVLEGLGKRSSLVIGLYLVIAFGAAGTAYVVIGKDLMPHINTGQFQLRIKEPDGTRLERTEEKVHQVLNIIDQVTDGNVEISSAYVGLIPSSYGSSNLYVFNAGTHEAVLQVNLNEDYKVNIEALKDTLRERITAKFPQLRLSFEPIDMTEKIMAQGASTPIEVRVAGKDMQQIQKYATTLTNRLKNISFLRDVQIVQPLHYPVIKINVDRFKVAQMGLNVYQVARSVTASTSSSRFSEKNQWLDEKGAYTYQVQVQIPEYSMQAISDLQEIPLVRGQARPVLGDVASFSTSEVPGEYDRSGPRRYLTVSANISNIDLGAATKAVQHEIDEMGPPPRGLIADVQGSSSLLTDTLNGLQNGLMLAVLVIFLLLAANYQSFRLSFVVLVTVPAVIAGALLMLLLTGSTLNLQSYMGMIMSTGVSVANAILIVTNAEKLRIDYRDAYKAGIVSAGIRLRPILMTSLAMIAGMVPMASGMGESGDQTAPLGRAVIGGLIASTIAALFILPLVYARMQRRTTFEAVSLMPEGSE; encoded by the coding sequence ATGTCATTAGTCTCTACTGCCTTAAAAAAGCCAATCTCGGTTGTCGTACTGACACTGGGCGTGTTCCTTTTTTCTATACTGGCAGTTATCAATATTCCCATCGATATCTTCCCGAAGCTGAACCAGCCGACCATTTATGTGATAGAACCATATGGAGGTATGTCTGCCCAGCAGATGGAAGGTTTCTTTGCCACCCGCTTACAGGATCAGTTTCTGTATGTGAATGGTATTAAAAATATCAGCAGTAAAAATATCCAGGGTCTCAGCATGATCAAGCTCACCTTTTACGAAGGTACTGACATGGGGGAGGCTTCGGCACAGGTAGCGCTGCAGGTAAGCCGTGCTATGAACTTCTTTCCTCCGGGTGCTGCACCGCCACAGGTCATTCGTTTCGATGCGTCTTCACTGCCTGTGGGTGAACTGGTATTCAGTTCTCAGACACGTCCGCTGAAAGATATTTACGATATGGCGACCACCCGTATCAGGCCGATGTTTGCCACCGTACCGGGTTTGTCTGCCTCGCCACCATTTGGTGCGAATGCCCGTTCTGTAGTCGTGAACGTAAATCCTGACAGGCTGCGTAGTTACAATCTGAGTGCGGATCAGGTGGTGGAAGCCATTGCGCGTAACAATGCGATGAGCCCTTCAGGAAATATCCGTATTAATAATAAAATGTTCCTCACTACCATCAACTCACTGGAAGAACAGGTGACTGATTTTGGAGATATTCCTATAGCGACAAATGGTAACTCCACTGTGTTTGTAAAGGATATAGCGACGGTATCAGATGGTGCGGATGTAACGGTGGATTATGCACTGGTGAATGGAAAACGTTCTGTATACATGCCGGTTGTAAAGACCCCGGATGCGTCTACCTGGGAAGTGGTAAAACAACTGAAAGCAAAGTTGCCGGAGATGCAGAATCTCTTGCCGGAAGATACAAAAATCACCTATGAATTTGACCAGTCAGTAGCCGTGATCAATGCTGTGAAAGGCCTGATGACAGAAGGTATACTGGGTGCGATACTAACAGGCCTGATGGTATTGCTCTTTCTGCGTGATTTAAGGAGTTGTATGGTTGTAGTGATCACGATACCTATAGCAATATTGTCTGCGGTGTTTGGTTTATATCTCACCGGACAAACCATTAACCTGATGACATTGTCTGGATTGGCGCTGGCCATCGGGGTACTCGTGGATCAGGCCACGGTGACGATTGAGAATATTCACCAGCACCTGGAAATGGGCAAGCCAAAGAAGCAGGCGATATATGAGGCTTGTGAAGAGATCGCGTTTCCTTTGCTGTTGATCCTGTTGTGTATCCTCGCCGTGTTTGCGCCTTCCTTTATAATGTCGGGTGTGCCGAAGGCCATGTTCCTGCCACTGTCGTTGTCCATTGGTTTTGCAATGATTGCCTCGTTCTTTATAGCGCAGACATTGGTACCTGTTATTTCCAACTGGTGGCTCAGGGCGGAGAAGTACCAGCATGCACATGCGGGGCTGGCATTGGATAAGGAAGAGGTGAAAGAAGTGAATGATCATATGCAGGAGCAGCAATCGCATCCTGAAAAACTGAGTGGCTTTGAGAAATTCAAAGCGTGGTTTATGCGGGTGTTGGAAGGGCTTGGAAAACGTTCATCATTGGTGATCGGGTTGTATTTAGTAATTGCCTTTGGCGCAGCAGGTACTGCCTATGTGGTGATTGGTAAAGACCTGATGCCACATATTAATACAGGACAATTCCAGCTCCGTATCAAAGAGCCAGATGGTACCCGACTGGAAAGAACAGAAGAAAAGGTACACCAGGTGCTTAACATCATTGATCAGGTCACGGATGGTAATGTGGAAATCAGTTCTGCTTATGTAGGTCTGATCCCTTCCAGCTATGGTTCCAGTAACCTGTATGTATTTAATGCAGGTACACACGAAGCTGTATTGCAGGTGAACCTGAATGAGGATTATAAAGTAAACATAGAAGCGCTGAAAGATACGTTGCGTGAGCGGATAACAGCGAAGTTTCCGCAATTGCGGTTATCATTTGAGCCGATCGATATGACGGAGAAGATCATGGCGCAGGGTGCTTCAACACCGATTGAAGTAAGAGTAGCAGGCAAGGATATGCAGCAGATCCAGAAGTATGCGACTACGCTTACGAACAGATTGAAGAATATTTCGTTTTTGCGTGATGTGCAGATAGTACAACCCCTACATTATCCTGTGATCAAGATCAATGTAGACAGGTTCAAAGTGGCGCAGATGGGATTGAATGTGTATCAGGTAGCCCGCTCTGTAACGGCGTCTACATCCAGTAGCCGGTTCTCTGAAAAGAACCAGTGGCTGGATGAGAAAGGTGCTTACACGTATCAGGTGCAGGTGCAGATCCCGGAATATAGTATGCAGGCGATCAGTGACCTGCAGGAGATTCCACTGGTACGCGGGCAGGCGAGACCTGTATTGGGAGATGTGGCGAGTTTTAGTACCAGCGAAGTGCCGGGGGAATATGATCGTTCTGGTCCCCGTCGTTACCTGACGGTGAGTGCGAATATATCCAACATTGATCTGGGGGCTGCGACTAAAGCGGTGCAGCATGAGATCGATGAGATGGGACCTCCGCCACGTGGTCTGATAGCGGATGTACAGGGTAGTTCGAGTTTGCTGACAGATACATTGAATGGTTTGCAGAATGGGTTAATGCTGGCGGTCCTGGTGATCTTCCTTTTGCTGGCGGCTAATTATCAGTCGTTCAGACTGAGCTTTGTGGTATTGGTGACGGTGCCAGCGGTAATAGCAGGAGCACTGCTGATGTTGTTGCTTACAGGGTCTACACTGAATTTGCAATCTTATATGGGGATGATCATGTCTACAGGTGTATCTGTAGCGAATGCGATCCTGATAGTAACGAATGCAGAGAAGTTGCGTATTGATTACAGGGATGCGTATAAGGCGGGGATTGTGAGTGCGGGAATTCGTTTGCGTCCGATTTTGATGACGAGTCTTGCTATGATCGCGGGTATGGTACCGATGGCATCTGGTATGGGGGAGTCAGGAGATCAGACGGCGCCTTTGGGGAGAGCGGTGATTGGAGGATTGATTGCTTCTACGATAGCAGCGTTATTCATATTGCCATTGGTGTATGCGCGTATGCAACGCAGGACGACTTTTGAGGCGGTTTCGCTGATGCCGGAGGGAAGTGAATAA
- a CDS encoding bifunctional alpha,alpha-trehalose-phosphate synthase (UDP-forming)/trehalose-phosphatase, whose translation MSKTIIVSNRLPVKITEKDGEYVLNPSEGGLATGLGSIYRQGYNIWIGWPGVDVNEVAQGQIKQQLGTMNLMPVYLTQDEINNYYEGFSNEVLWPVFHYMSVYARYEQVYWDYYYQVNTKFRDAVLEVAEPGDIIWIHDYQLLLLPGMIRAAAPDVAIGYFQHIPFPSFELFRLIPWRVELLEGMLGADLLGFHTFDDSHHFLNAVTRLLPLNATANIVTVNDRAVVAETFPMGIDNNKFEELSLDPEVLKQVESLRENFQSTHMVLSIDRLDYSKGILQRLQAFELFLQLYPEYIEKVVLYMIVVPSRDSVAQYKELRDAIDMLAGGINARFRTLNWHPINYFYRSFPVETLSALYSFSDVGLVTPMRDGMNLVSKEYVASRKDSNGVLILSEMAGASKELIDALIVNPNNIGAIARAIHEALNMPEGEQRRRMKQMQQIVSKFNISHWVKLFMARLQEVKQLQQSMLARRMSLEMQVHVRKDYKAANERVIFLDYDGTLVGFQTNIDLASPDQDLIQLLTELTADPLNQVVMVSGRKYQTLEEWLGHLRLDLIAEHGAFQKKYGEEWQQLPGLTDQWKGDIAPILETFTDRTPGSFIEEKSFSLVWHYRKAEAGLGELRANELMNTLRYFAADKGLQLLPGDKVIEVKNVEINKGKATMSWLANRHFDFTLAIGDDHTDEDIFKALSHDAVTIKVGSQVSSARFYLRNHREVRAFLKSLILV comes from the coding sequence ATGAGTAAAACCATTATTGTATCGAACAGGCTACCGGTAAAGATCACTGAGAAAGATGGCGAATATGTGTTGAATCCGAGTGAAGGCGGTTTGGCTACAGGGCTGGGGTCCATTTACAGACAAGGCTATAACATCTGGATTGGATGGCCCGGCGTGGACGTAAACGAAGTAGCACAGGGGCAAATCAAACAACAACTGGGGACCATGAACCTTATGCCGGTATACCTGACCCAGGATGAAATCAACAACTATTATGAAGGATTTTCGAATGAGGTACTGTGGCCGGTTTTCCACTATATGTCCGTTTATGCACGTTATGAACAGGTATACTGGGATTACTATTATCAGGTAAATACAAAATTCAGGGACGCCGTTTTAGAAGTCGCAGAACCCGGAGATATTATCTGGATTCATGACTACCAGTTACTACTTCTTCCAGGCATGATCCGCGCTGCTGCGCCGGATGTAGCCATTGGCTATTTCCAGCATATTCCTTTCCCTTCTTTTGAATTATTCCGTCTTATTCCTTGGCGTGTAGAACTGCTCGAAGGGATGCTGGGCGCTGACCTCTTAGGCTTTCATACTTTTGATGACAGCCATCATTTCCTCAATGCAGTGACACGTTTGCTTCCATTGAATGCTACTGCAAACATTGTGACGGTGAACGACCGTGCAGTAGTGGCAGAGACATTCCCCATGGGTATTGACAACAATAAATTTGAAGAGTTATCACTCGACCCTGAAGTACTCAAACAGGTAGAAAGCCTGCGCGAGAATTTCCAGAGTACACACATGGTCCTCTCTATTGACAGACTGGATTACAGCAAAGGAATTCTACAACGCTTGCAGGCATTTGAATTATTCCTGCAATTGTATCCTGAATATATTGAGAAAGTCGTACTGTATATGATCGTAGTACCATCGAGAGATTCGGTGGCACAATACAAAGAACTGAGAGACGCTATCGATATGCTGGCAGGCGGTATCAACGCCCGCTTCCGTACACTGAACTGGCATCCGATCAATTATTTTTATCGCAGCTTCCCGGTAGAGACACTGTCTGCTTTGTACAGCTTTTCAGATGTAGGACTGGTGACTCCGATGCGGGATGGTATGAACCTTGTGAGTAAGGAATATGTTGCCAGCCGTAAGGATAGCAATGGTGTATTGATCCTGAGTGAAATGGCAGGCGCCAGCAAAGAGCTCATTGATGCACTCATTGTGAACCCTAACAATATCGGTGCAATCGCACGCGCGATTCATGAAGCTTTGAACATGCCGGAAGGTGAGCAACGGAGAAGAATGAAACAGATGCAGCAGATTGTATCTAAGTTCAATATTTCACATTGGGTAAAATTATTTATGGCAAGATTACAGGAAGTGAAACAGCTGCAGCAGTCCATGCTGGCGAGAAGAATGAGCCTGGAAATGCAGGTGCATGTAAGGAAAGATTATAAAGCAGCGAATGAAAGAGTGATCTTCCTTGACTATGATGGAACACTGGTAGGATTCCAGACGAATATTGATCTGGCTTCTCCTGATCAGGACCTCATTCAGTTATTGACAGAACTGACAGCTGATCCATTGAATCAGGTGGTGATGGTGAGTGGGCGTAAATACCAAACGCTGGAAGAATGGCTGGGACATCTGAGATTAGATCTCATTGCAGAACATGGTGCGTTTCAGAAGAAATATGGTGAGGAATGGCAGCAATTACCCGGATTGACGGATCAATGGAAGGGGGATATCGCGCCGATCCTGGAGACGTTTACAGATCGTACACCCGGTTCGTTCATAGAAGAGAAAAGCTTCTCGCTGGTGTGGCATTATCGCAAGGCGGAAGCTGGTTTGGGTGAATTGCGTGCGAATGAGTTGATGAATACCCTGCGGTATTTTGCAGCAGATAAAGGGTTGCAATTATTGCCAGGGGATAAAGTGATTGAAGTAAAGAATGTAGAGATCAATAAGGGCAAGGCTACTATGTCATGGTTGGCAAACAGGCATTTTGATTTCACATTGGCTATTGGTGATGATCATACGGATGAAGATATCTTTAAGGCATTGTCACATGATGCAGTGACGATAAAGGTAGGTAGTCAGGTGTCGTCGGCGAGGTTTTATTTGAGGAATCATAGGGAGGTGAGAGCGTTTTTGAAATCATTGATTCTAGTTTAA
- a CDS encoding TolC family protein: protein MYVNITVRRCAVLLCLLAGIGTHCFAQTLPLKQAIDMTLQNYPSLKVKNTISNAAAAHTTDVKHEWWPNLKLVEEATVGTDNGVYGSYFPMSIIPSTSGGIRDANSLQAVSGNVGMAQLQWEVYNFGLYKVRKDEARQQQQVAGADAGITANDLTVSVIQDYLSMLEYYNLMRIQADNIERTRSVSKAVTSIVLHGLKPGVDSAIAAAELSKARLNYIDFQNGYNKVRMHLASLTGLDSTAIVPDTLYDKGLPQILLAQSDTATVEQTHPALVYYNALLTQNQKHEQVIRKTAMPKVMVLAAGWARGSSINSNDEYQNLASGFGYNRYNYLAGIGITYNVTDIFHTRDKMREQYVRTRAAANQLESSHALLDNQLNQARVNIHTAVDKLNEMPAQLNAARAAAAQKMALYKGGLTNIIDVTNALYVLNRAENDLIQTRHDAWQSLFMEAFATNSIQVLVQQLEAARVE, encoded by the coding sequence ATGTATGTGAACATTACTGTAAGGCGATGTGCGGTTTTGCTATGCCTGTTGGCTGGCATAGGCACGCATTGCTTTGCACAAACATTACCATTGAAGCAGGCCATTGATATGACCCTGCAGAATTATCCTTCACTGAAGGTCAAGAATACCATCTCCAATGCAGCGGCCGCGCACACAACTGATGTAAAGCATGAATGGTGGCCTAACCTGAAACTGGTGGAAGAAGCCACCGTGGGCACTGACAATGGTGTGTATGGTTCTTATTTTCCCATGAGCATTATTCCTTCTACATCCGGCGGTATCCGGGATGCCAACAGCTTACAGGCGGTATCCGGCAATGTAGGTATGGCACAATTGCAATGGGAGGTCTACAACTTCGGGCTGTACAAAGTACGGAAGGACGAAGCCAGGCAACAACAACAGGTAGCAGGTGCCGATGCCGGTATCACGGCAAACGATCTGACTGTGTCAGTGATCCAGGACTACCTGTCTATGTTAGAATATTATAACCTGATGCGTATTCAGGCAGACAATATAGAACGTACAAGATCTGTGTCAAAGGCGGTGACTTCGATTGTATTGCATGGTTTGAAACCGGGGGTGGATAGTGCAATTGCAGCAGCAGAGCTGTCAAAAGCCAGGCTGAACTATATCGATTTCCAGAATGGATATAATAAGGTGCGCATGCACCTGGCCAGTCTGACAGGTCTGGACAGCACGGCCATTGTACCGGATACCCTGTATGACAAAGGATTGCCGCAGATATTGCTGGCTCAGTCCGATACGGCTACCGTAGAGCAAACACATCCGGCACTGGTTTATTACAATGCGCTGCTTACACAAAATCAAAAACACGAACAGGTGATCCGTAAAACGGCTATGCCAAAAGTGATGGTGCTGGCGGCGGGATGGGCCAGAGGTTCCAGTATTAATAGCAATGATGAGTACCAGAATTTAGCCAGTGGTTTTGGGTACAATCGTTACAACTACCTGGCAGGGATCGGGATCACTTATAATGTGACAGACATTTTTCATACAAGGGATAAAATGAGAGAGCAATATGTACGTACCCGGGCTGCGGCCAATCAGCTCGAATCTTCGCATGCGCTGCTGGATAACCAGCTGAATCAGGCCAGGGTGAATATTCACACGGCGGTAGACAAATTGAATGAAATGCCGGCACAGCTGAATGCGGCAAGAGCGGCGGCGGCTCAGAAAATGGCGTTGTATAAGGGTGGGTTGACGAATATTATTGATGTGACGAATGCACTGTATGTGTTGAACCGTGCGGAGAATGATCTGATACAGACGCGCCATGATGCATGGCAATCGCTTTTTATGGAGGCGTTTGCGACGAATTCAATACAAGTGCTGGTACAGCAGCTGGAAGCGGCGAGGGTGGAATAA
- a CDS encoding voltage-gated chloride channel family protein, with protein sequence MMKFNKSLEQFTIAYQLIRWTVIIIPVALVVGSLVALFLWLLDYVTHFRWEHPWLLYLLPIAGIGIYFLYNKLGGTSEKGNNLIMDEIHEPGGGVPARMAPLVLITTILTHLFGGSAGREGTAVQIGGSMAGLLGKWMRLSQADLRILLMTGIAAGFGAVFGTPLTGTVFALEVLAIGVIRYDALVPCLIAAVFADWVCSAWGIHHTHYQILSRAETLFDYLLLAKVILAGIAFGLASFAFSNCMHQIKKYSKQFIRPAWLIPVAGGIIIIAMCWILGTDDYTGLGVNSKDPGGVSIVNAFKDMEMSNWAWLWKLLFTAVTLAMGFKGGEVTPLFFIGAALGHTIAVLIGAPVDLFAGLGFIAVFAGATNTPIACTLMGVELFGTSNALYFAVACFTAYYFSGHAGIYSAQRVGVSKKWE encoded by the coding sequence ATGATGAAATTTAACAAATCTTTAGAACAATTCACAATTGCTTACCAGCTCATTCGCTGGACTGTTATTATTATTCCTGTTGCACTGGTAGTCGGTTCACTGGTAGCTCTATTCCTCTGGCTATTAGACTATGTTACACATTTTCGCTGGGAACATCCATGGTTATTGTACTTACTGCCTATTGCGGGTATCGGGATCTATTTCCTGTACAATAAGCTCGGCGGTACTTCAGAAAAAGGGAATAACCTCATTATGGATGAAATCCATGAACCAGGCGGTGGGGTACCAGCCAGAATGGCGCCACTGGTATTGATCACAACAATTCTTACACATTTATTCGGCGGCTCTGCAGGCCGTGAAGGTACAGCTGTACAGATAGGCGGTAGCATGGCTGGTTTGTTGGGCAAATGGATGCGGTTGTCACAGGCAGACCTGCGTATTCTTTTGATGACAGGGATTGCCGCGGGTTTTGGGGCGGTATTCGGTACACCGCTGACAGGTACCGTTTTCGCGCTGGAAGTGCTGGCAATAGGTGTGATCCGATACGATGCATTGGTGCCCTGCCTGATCGCGGCTGTATTTGCAGACTGGGTATGCAGTGCCTGGGGTATTCATCATACACATTATCAGATCTTATCCAGGGCAGAAACGCTATTCGATTATTTGTTGCTGGCAAAAGTGATTTTGGCTGGTATCGCCTTTGGCCTCGCCAGTTTTGCTTTCTCCAACTGTATGCACCAGATCAAAAAATACAGTAAGCAATTTATTCGCCCTGCCTGGTTGATACCAGTAGCAGGTGGTATTATTATCATTGCCATGTGCTGGATACTGGGCACAGATGATTATACTGGTCTGGGGGTAAATAGCAAAGACCCCGGTGGAGTGAGCATAGTCAATGCATTTAAAGATATGGAAATGTCTAACTGGGCGTGGTTGTGGAAGTTGTTATTTACTGCTGTCACACTGGCCATGGGGTTTAAAGGAGGAGAGGTGACACCGTTGTTCTTTATAGGAGCGGCCTTAGGGCATACTATAGCGGTATTGATCGGTGCACCTGTAGATCTTTTTGCAGGCCTGGGTTTTATTGCTGTATTTGCAGGAGCTACCAATACCCCGATTGCCTGTACCCTCATGGGGGTGGAATTATTCGGCACCAGCAATGCATTGTATTTTGCAGTGGCATGTTTTACTGCTTATTATTTCAGTGGCCATGCAGGTATTTATAGTGCGCAGCGAGTAGGAGTTTCAAAGAAATGGGAGTAA
- a CDS encoding phosphatase PAP2 family protein, whose protein sequence is MKVNSLCLQLLLPFVIITGAHAQQITVDSAAIQVKKDTSFLKLFRGTKKYQCSIASVVVPAAMLGYGIATFEYGPLRSLDHTTKNEIREDNSTFHTKVDDWLRYTPALSVYALNAMGIQGAHNFRDRTIILGISSLLMMGTVGGVKTLSHRQRPDGSTFNSFPSGHTATSFMGAEFMRQEYKDVSPWYGVYGYAVATATGVLRMYNNRHWLSDVVAGAGLGILSAKAAYWVFPKMEKVWAKKEGKNSMHPIAMPTYSPDTKSVGISVVFFPGS, encoded by the coding sequence ATGAAAGTGAATTCTTTATGCCTACAACTGTTATTGCCGTTCGTTATAATAACCGGGGCCCACGCCCAACAAATTACAGTCGACTCGGCTGCTATACAAGTTAAAAAGGATACGTCCTTTTTAAAGCTCTTCAGGGGAACAAAAAAATATCAATGCTCCATCGCCAGCGTAGTTGTACCGGCAGCTATGCTTGGCTATGGAATCGCTACTTTTGAATACGGACCGCTCCGTAGCCTCGATCATACCACCAAAAACGAAATCAGGGAGGATAATTCTACTTTCCATACCAAAGTAGACGACTGGTTGCGATATACACCGGCACTGAGCGTATACGCACTGAATGCAATGGGCATCCAGGGTGCACATAATTTCCGTGACCGGACTATCATTCTCGGTATTTCCAGCCTCCTGATGATGGGAACCGTAGGTGGGGTGAAAACATTATCTCACCGGCAGCGTCCGGATGGAAGTACTTTTAACTCCTTTCCTTCCGGTCATACCGCCACTTCATTTATGGGAGCAGAATTTATGAGACAGGAGTACAAAGATGTCAGTCCGTGGTATGGGGTCTATGGATATGCTGTAGCGACTGCCACCGGCGTACTTCGTATGTATAATAACCGCCACTGGCTCAGCGATGTTGTAGCAGGGGCTGGTCTCGGTATATTAAGTGCAAAGGCTGCTTATTGGGTATTCCCGAAAATGGAAAAGGTTTGGGCTAAGAAAGAGGGCAAAAATAGTATGCATCCTATTGCGATGCCTACTTACAGCCCGGATACGAAATCTGTTGGGATAAGTGTGGTGTTCTTTCCGGGTAGTTAA
- a CDS encoding efflux RND transporter periplasmic adaptor subunit — translation MNNQHRIVIICTAVTMLAACREAASKKKKEENHHGSQYTFSTVVQEPLSSSIQLPAVLDAYQKVSIYPRANGFVKSVMVDRGSVVRKGQMLLELDAPEVIQQYYAAQAKWLQAKADYAASKDNYERTMAVSATPGTISPHDLEVSGAKMMADSAIVNSQLANFRALEATRSYLQVTAPFDGVITERNVHPGALVGPTTSIDGRPMLMLEQEDRLRLIVQVPEIYSAQLTDGQNVTFRVNALPGKEFTGSISRQAGSLNDRFRSEAVEVDVYNPNHTLKPGMYAEITIPVSGSRQAMVVPATAIVTSTEKKYVIAVRSGITHWVDVQEGNHHNDSTEVFGSLQAGDKVIAPATDDIKENTSID, via the coding sequence ATGAATAATCAACATAGAATCGTTATCATATGTACCGCAGTCACCATGCTGGCAGCTTGCCGGGAGGCTGCATCGAAAAAGAAGAAAGAAGAGAATCATCACGGTAGTCAATATACTTTTTCAACGGTGGTACAAGAGCCGTTATCATCCAGTATCCAGCTGCCTGCTGTACTGGATGCTTATCAGAAAGTGAGTATCTATCCACGTGCAAATGGATTTGTGAAGAGTGTAATGGTAGATAGAGGATCTGTGGTGAGGAAAGGACAGATGCTGCTGGAGCTGGATGCACCGGAGGTGATACAGCAATACTATGCGGCACAGGCGAAATGGTTGCAGGCAAAAGCAGACTATGCTGCATCGAAAGATAACTACGAACGTACGATGGCAGTAAGTGCTACACCGGGTACAATTTCTCCACATGATCTGGAAGTGTCCGGGGCAAAAATGATGGCGGATAGTGCTATTGTGAATAGTCAGCTGGCGAATTTCAGGGCACTGGAAGCAACGAGGAGTTATCTGCAGGTGACAGCTCCTTTTGATGGGGTGATCACCGAGCGTAATGTACACCCGGGTGCACTGGTGGGGCCTACGACCAGTATTGATGGCCGGCCTATGCTGATGTTGGAGCAGGAAGATCGTTTGCGTCTGATCGTACAGGTACCAGAAATTTATAGTGCACAGCTGACAGATGGGCAGAACGTTACATTCCGTGTAAATGCTTTGCCAGGCAAGGAGTTTACAGGTAGCATTAGTCGTCAGGCGGGGTCATTAAATGATCGTTTCCGTTCAGAGGCGGTGGAAGTGGATGTATATAATCCGAATCATACCTTGAAACCGGGGATGTATGCAGAGATTACGATTCCGGTGAGTGGGAGCCGACAGGCGATGGTCGTGCCTGCTACGGCGATCGTAACTTCTACAGAAAAGAAGTATGTGATTGCGGTGAGGAGTGGGATTACACATTGGGTAGATGTGCAGGAGGGGAATCATCACAATGATTCTACGGAAGTGTTTGGTTCGCTGCAGGCGGGGGATAAGGTGATTGCACCGGCTACGGATGATATAAAGGAGAATACGAGTATTGATTAG